The following proteins are encoded in a genomic region of Nycticebus coucang isolate mNycCou1 chromosome 19, mNycCou1.pri, whole genome shotgun sequence:
- the GRP gene encoding gastrin-releasing peptide: MRGRELPLVLLLALVLCQAPRGPAVPVPVGGGTMLTKMYPRGNHWAVGHLMGKKSTGESPPISEERSLKQQLTEYIQWEDAARNLLDLLEAKGNRSLQPQAQTLGNYQPTWDSAASKM; encoded by the exons ATGCGCGGCCGTGAGCTCCCGCTCGTCCTCCTCTTGGCTTTGGTCCTCTGCCAGGCGCCCCGGGGACCAGCGGTCCCGGTGCCAGTGGGAGGAGGGACCATGCTGACCAAGATGTACCCTCGCGGCAACCACTGGGCGGTGG GGCACTTAATGGGAAAAAAGAGCACAGGAGAATCCCCACCTATTTCTGAAGAAAGGAGCCTAAAACAGCAGCTGACAGAGTACATTCAGTGGGAAGATGCTGCAAGGAATTTGCTGGATCTCCTAGAAGCAAAGGGGAACAGAAGCCTCCAGCCTCAAGCACAGACCTTGGGCAACTACCAGCCTACTTGGGATTCAGCAGCTTCAAAGATGTAG